The following proteins come from a genomic window of Campylobacter coli 76339:
- a CDS encoding D-glycero-D-manno-heptose 1,7-bisphosphate phosphatase, producing the protein MKRKALFLDRDGIINIDKKYVHKIQDFEFCDGIFELCRYFLAQKYLLFVATNQSGIARGYYTQEDFFKLCDFMLDEFMKENVKIDKIYHCPHLEGCECRKPKAGMLLKAKEEFDIDMDSSIFIGDNISDMQAGKNAQIGTLCLVNKEEKEGDFFRQFKNLNELLDFLQKKGR; encoded by the coding sequence ATGAAAAGAAAAGCGTTATTTTTAGACAGAGATGGCATTATAAATATAGATAAAAAATATGTTCATAAAATTCAGGATTTTGAGTTTTGTGATGGAATTTTTGAGCTTTGTAGGTATTTTTTAGCACAAAAATATTTACTTTTCGTCGCTACAAATCAATCAGGCATCGCAAGAGGATATTATACTCAAGAAGACTTTTTTAAGCTTTGTGATTTTATGCTTGATGAATTTATGAAAGAAAATGTAAAAATTGATAAAATTTATCATTGTCCTCATTTAGAGGGGTGTGAGTGCCGCAAACCTAAAGCAGGAATGCTTTTAAAAGCCAAGGAAGAATTTGATATAGATATGGATAGTTCCATTTTTATAGGGGATAATATTAGCGATATGCAAGCTGGAAAAAATGCACAAATTGGTACTTTGTGTTTGGTAAATAAAGAAGAAAAAGAAGGCGATTTTTTTAGACAATTTAAAAATTTAAATGAACTTTTAGATTTTTTACAAAAAAAAGGAAGATAG
- a CDS encoding Type cbb3 cytochrome oxidase biogenesis protein CcoS, involved in heme b insertion, translating into MNSVIMMMIGVSILGFFIILATLLWGIRTKQFDDDYKFTTLNDDEDALRDAIELEKRKKEALKKRK; encoded by the coding sequence ATGAATAGTGTAATCATGATGATGATAGGGGTTTCAATACTGGGTTTTTTTATTATACTGGCTACCTTGCTTTGGGGGATAAGGACTAAACAGTTTGATGATGATTATAAATTTACTACTCTAAATGATGATGAGGATGCTTTGCGTGATGCTATAGAATTAGAAAAAAGAAAAAAGGAAGCTTTAAAAAAGAGAAAATAA
- a CDS encoding Cytochrome C553 (soluble cytochrome f) produces the protein MKKLLAVSALACLGVSAFAADGATLFKKCAVCHGAKADKVYLNKVPALKTISSAERLQYMKDYAAGKRNAYGQGAIMKINLKGLTEEDFKAIEAYIETL, from the coding sequence ATGAAAAAATTATTAGCAGTTTCTGCTTTAGCATGTCTTGGCGTATCAGCTTTCGCTGCAGATGGAGCTACACTTTTTAAAAAATGCGCAGTATGTCACGGTGCAAAAGCTGATAAAGTTTATCTAAACAAAGTTCCAGCATTAAAAACTATCTCTTCAGCTGAAAGACTTCAATACATGAAAGATTATGCAGCAGGTAAAAGAAATGCTTATGGACAAGGCGCGATCATGAAGATCAACCTTAAAGGTTTAACTGAAGAAGATTTCAAAGCTATTGAAGCTTATATCGAAACTTTATAA
- a CDS encoding Lead, cadmium, zinc and mercury transporting ATPase ; Copper-translocating P-type ATPase, which yields MKCEHCRLDYQKSQMIETKGKFFCCKGCLSVWEILHESGLDEFYERLGNHALKPVSLENSSKNYDEFITKTKEGFSEIYLMIHGIECSACVWLNERVLTKQEGILELDINHLSHKARIVFDEQSVSLAQILNLIESIGYKASAYDPSKNSKKADLIKREFYSKLIVAIACVMNIMWIAVAKYAGFFSGMDRDIKDILNFAEFILCSPVLFYTGSNFYKSAFKALKMRSLNMDSLVISGASLAYGYSLWAMFFRVGEVYFDSVAMIICFVFIGKYLEMFSKKRALDTVDGLNDFLQNEVLVFNGKDFEPKDVQKVNIGDRILLKSGDKILIDGICKKGEASIDTSSLSGENEPCFVGVGGIVNSACIVLDGSIEYEASKLYKDSKLNQIIRLLEFASTKKARLESLVSQISAYFSRTILTLALLCFFFWLFYHQESVEISLVHAISVLIIACPCALALATPVSNLIALGQALKRAILFKDSSVVEKLSKCDIAVFDKTGVLTQTQLKIAEVFLDERLNLDEFYSFVSLSNHPIAKSVAQFLQDKNAKLLNLDFKGLSNIQAKGIKAYLDNALFLGGSSKFLEDNGIKCKKEFNNSHFIFARDNEILAYFEFSSVLREGVKELISYLKQAKIDTMILSGDNEKAVEKIAKELGISSFYASCLPQDKMQAIENLSHKKKVLFVGDGVNDALALKYAAVAISLREGSDLAIENSDILLLKNDLLSLKYAIKLSKDTYKIIKQNLILSLAYNAFTIPLAFLGLINPLIAALSMSFSSIMVILNALRIKNE from the coding sequence ATGAAATGTGAACATTGTAGACTGGATTATCAAAAATCTCAAATGATAGAAACGAAGGGTAAATTTTTTTGTTGCAAGGGTTGTTTGAGTGTTTGGGAAATTTTGCATGAAAGTGGCTTAGATGAATTTTATGAAAGGTTGGGCAACCACGCACTTAAGCCAGTTAGCTTAGAAAATTCTAGTAAAAACTATGATGAGTTTATCACCAAAACCAAAGAGGGTTTTAGCGAAATTTATCTCATGATACACGGTATAGAATGCTCCGCTTGTGTTTGGCTCAATGAGAGAGTTTTAACTAAACAAGAAGGAATTTTGGAATTAGATATCAATCACCTTTCGCATAAAGCACGCATTGTTTTTGATGAGCAAAGTGTTTCTTTGGCGCAAATTTTAAATCTTATTGAAAGTATAGGATATAAAGCCAGTGCTTATGATCCGTCTAAAAATTCCAAAAAGGCGGATTTGATCAAGCGCGAATTTTATTCTAAACTCATAGTTGCCATCGCTTGTGTGATGAATATCATGTGGATAGCAGTAGCAAAATATGCGGGATTTTTTAGTGGTATGGATAGGGATATTAAAGATATTTTAAATTTTGCTGAATTTATCCTTTGCTCTCCTGTGCTTTTTTATACGGGTTCGAATTTTTATAAAAGCGCTTTTAAAGCTTTAAAAATGCGTAGTTTAAATATGGATAGCTTAGTTATAAGCGGAGCAAGCTTGGCTTATGGATACTCTTTATGGGCGATGTTTTTTAGAGTGGGTGAGGTGTATTTTGATTCTGTGGCTATGATTATTTGTTTTGTTTTTATAGGCAAATATCTTGAAATGTTTAGCAAAAAACGCGCTTTGGATACAGTAGATGGCTTGAATGATTTTTTACAAAATGAAGTTTTGGTTTTTAATGGCAAAGATTTTGAACCTAAAGATGTTCAAAAGGTTAATATCGGAGATAGAATCTTACTTAAAAGTGGAGATAAAATTCTAATAGACGGAATTTGCAAAAAGGGTGAAGCAAGCATCGACACCTCTTCTTTAAGTGGCGAAAATGAGCCTTGCTTTGTGGGTGTAGGTGGCATTGTAAATTCAGCTTGTATTGTACTAGATGGAAGCATAGAATACGAAGCAAGTAAGCTTTATAAGGATTCTAAATTAAATCAAATCATAAGACTTTTGGAATTTGCTAGCACCAAAAAAGCTAGACTTGAAAGCTTGGTTTCTCAAATTTCTGCTTATTTTTCTCGTACTATTTTAACTCTTGCCTTGCTTTGTTTTTTCTTTTGGCTGTTTTATCATCAAGAAAGTGTTGAAATTTCACTTGTTCATGCGATTTCTGTTTTAATCATTGCTTGTCCTTGTGCTTTAGCTTTAGCTACTCCAGTAAGCAATCTTATCGCTTTAGGTCAGGCTTTAAAAAGGGCGATTTTATTTAAGGATTCAAGCGTGGTTGAAAAACTTTCAAAATGCGATATAGCAGTATTTGATAAAACGGGAGTCCTTACTCAAACCCAATTAAAAATAGCTGAAGTTTTTTTAGATGAAAGGCTAAATTTAGATGAGTTTTATAGCTTTGTATCGCTTTCAAATCATCCTATTGCTAAAAGTGTAGCACAGTTTTTGCAAGATAAAAATGCAAAGCTTTTAAATTTGGATTTTAAGGGTTTGAGCAATATCCAAGCAAAGGGTATTAAAGCCTATCTTGATAATGCTTTATTTTTGGGCGGAAGTTCGAAATTTCTAGAAGATAATGGGATAAAATGCAAAAAAGAATTTAATAATTCTCATTTTATTTTTGCGCGCGATAATGAAATTCTTGCTTATTTTGAATTTTCAAGTGTGCTAAGAGAGGGTGTTAAAGAGCTTATATCTTATCTTAAACAAGCTAAGATTGATACGATGATTTTGAGTGGAGATAACGAAAAAGCGGTTGAAAAAATTGCTAAAGAATTAGGCATTTCTTCTTTTTATGCATCTTGCTTGCCTCAAGATAAAATGCAAGCAATTGAAAATTTAAGCCATAAGAAAAAAGTTTTATTCGTAGGCGATGGAGTTAATGATGCCTTGGCTTTAAAATATGCCGCTGTGGCAATATCTTTGCGAGAGGGGAGTGATTTGGCGATCGAAAATAGCGATATTTTACTTTTGAAAAATGATTTGCTTTCTTTAAAATATGCCATTAAGCTTTCTAAGGATACTTATAAGATTATCAAGCAAAATTTAATTCTTTCTTTAGCTTACAATGCTTTTACTATACCTTTGGCATTTTTAGGTTTGATTAATCCTTTAATTGCAGCACTTTCTATGTCTTTTAGTAGTATAATGGTGATTTTAAATGCTTTAAGGATAAAAAATGAATAG
- a CDS encoding Phosphoheptose isomerase 1, producing MINLVEKEWQEHQKVVEASEILKGQIAKVGELLCECLKKGGKVLICGNGGSAADSQHFAAELSGRYKKERKALAGIALTTDTSALSAIGNDYGFEFVFSRQVEALGNENDILIGISTSGKSPNVLEAFKKAKELNMLCLGLSGKGGGKMNELCDHNLVVPSDDTARIQEMHILIIHMLCQMADEGF from the coding sequence ATGATAAATTTAGTAGAAAAAGAATGGCAAGAGCATCAAAAAGTTGTCGAGGCAAGTGAAATTTTAAAAGGACAAATTGCAAAAGTAGGCGAGCTTTTGTGCGAGTGTTTAAAAAAAGGTGGAAAAGTTTTAATTTGTGGAAATGGTGGGAGCGCTGCGGATTCTCAGCATTTTGCAGCAGAGCTTAGTGGCAGATATAAAAAAGAACGCAAGGCTTTAGCGGGTATAGCCTTAACAACAGACACTTCAGCGCTTAGTGCTATAGGTAATGATTATGGATTTGAGTTTGTTTTTTCAAGACAAGTGGAAGCTTTGGGAAATGAAAATGATATTTTAATAGGTATTTCAACTAGTGGAAAAAGTCCTAATGTCCTAGAAGCATTTAAAAAGGCTAAAGAGTTAAATATGCTTTGCTTGGGGCTTAGCGGCAAAGGAGGTGGAAAGATGAATGAGCTTTGCGATCATAATCTTGTCGTACCAAGTGATGATACTGCTAGAATTCAAGAAATGCATATCTTAATCATACATATGCTTTGTCAGATGGCGGATGAAGGATTTTGA
- a CDS encoding Probable poly(beta-D-mannuronate) O-acetylase — protein sequence MVFSSYEFIFIFLPVTLIIFYILKACNYLSLAKLFLVCSSLFFYAFWKIEYLFILLSSMLVNFFLANAILKKENQTRQILFFLGIAFNLLLLGFFKYTDFLLENFNTFSQIIKLDFNIPLPHILLPLAISFFTFQQIAFLVDCYKRKNIEDLKVKNSYKIDLLDYSLFITFFPQLIAGPIVHHKEMMPQFHILSKEKSLINWEYVAKGLLIFSIGLFKKVFIADSFAVWANTGFKLVENGGVLNIFEAWGTSLAYTFQLYFDFSGYCDMAIGLGLFFGVILPINFNSPYKALNIADFWRRWHITLGKFLRDYLYIPLGGNRVGRIVNLRNLFLVALLSGVWHGAGWGFIIWGILHAIAMVIHRIYSFWANGKNFLNSKIYKIFAWFITFNFINITWVFFRSENLNGAISILKAMLGITWVELPYKFKAGLLFKKIDGNDKMVGFILVSFIICLCLRNSTQMLDNFKPNIKNSIITMLLLYIAILTLISVPYTEFIYFNF from the coding sequence ATGGTTTTTTCTTCTTATGAATTTATATTTATTTTTCTACCTGTTACTTTAATTATATTTTATATACTCAAAGCTTGCAATTATCTTTCTTTAGCAAAATTGTTTCTAGTATGCTCTAGTTTATTTTTTTATGCTTTTTGGAAAATCGAATATCTCTTTATTTTGCTTTCCTCAATGCTAGTAAATTTCTTTTTGGCAAACGCTATCTTAAAAAAAGAAAATCAAACAAGACAAATTTTATTTTTCCTAGGTATAGCTTTCAATCTTTTGCTTTTAGGATTTTTTAAATATACTGATTTTTTATTAGAAAATTTTAATACTTTTTCTCAGATAATTAAACTTGATTTTAATATCCCGCTACCACATATACTTTTACCTCTAGCTATTTCATTTTTCACTTTTCAGCAAATTGCTTTTTTAGTTGATTGCTATAAAAGAAAAAATATTGAAGACTTAAAAGTAAAAAATTCATACAAAATTGACTTATTGGATTATTCTTTATTTATCACCTTTTTTCCTCAATTAATAGCTGGTCCTATCGTTCATCATAAGGAAATGATGCCACAATTTCACATTTTAAGTAAAGAAAAATCTTTGATAAATTGGGAGTATGTAGCGAAGGGTTTGCTTATCTTCTCTATAGGATTATTTAAAAAAGTTTTCATAGCAGATAGTTTTGCTGTGTGGGCGAATACTGGCTTTAAACTAGTAGAGAATGGTGGAGTATTAAATATTTTTGAAGCTTGGGGCACAAGTCTAGCTTATACTTTTCAGCTTTATTTTGATTTTAGTGGATATTGCGATATGGCTATAGGCTTAGGGCTCTTTTTTGGTGTTATTCTACCTATTAATTTTAACTCACCTTATAAAGCCTTAAACATAGCTGATTTTTGGAGAAGATGGCATATTACTTTAGGGAAATTTTTAAGAGATTATTTATATATTCCACTAGGCGGAAATCGTGTAGGCAGGATCGTAAACCTTCGCAATCTTTTCCTTGTTGCACTTTTAAGTGGAGTTTGGCACGGAGCTGGCTGGGGCTTTATAATATGGGGGATTTTGCATGCTATAGCTATGGTTATCCATAGAATTTATAGTTTTTGGGCAAATGGAAAAAATTTTTTAAATTCAAAGATCTATAAAATATTTGCTTGGTTTATTACTTTTAATTTTATCAATATAACTTGGGTTTTCTTTAGAAGTGAGAATTTAAACGGAGCAATAAGTATTCTAAAAGCAATGCTTGGCATAACTTGGGTAGAACTTCCTTATAAATTTAAAGCAGGCTTGCTTTTTAAAAAAATAGATGGAAATGACAAAATGGTCGGTTTTATATTAGTTTCTTTCATTATTTGCCTTTGTCTTAGAAATAGTACACAAATGCTTGATAATTTTAAACCAAATATTAAAAATTCTATTATAACCATGTTGCTATTATATATTGCTATTCTGACCTTAATTTCAGTCCCATATACTGAATTTATTTACTTCAACTTTTAA
- a CDS encoding Beta-1,4-galactosyltransferase, CAzY family GT25 has translation MKVFIINLERSLDRKEHMQRQIQKLFEKNPSLKNKLEFIFFKAVDAKNKEHLEFKQHFPWWASWVLGRELSDGEKACFASHYKLWQECVKLDEPIIILEDDVEFSDEFLNHGEEYIEELLKSEYEYIRLHYIFDKKLYTLNSNYYISFEKLSGTQGYILKPSGAKKFISKAKFIYTPVDDYMDKYYKHKVLNIVNKPLLIKSLEVNESIISPNGRNYIKPKNIKKIIREIFRFYSSIFRILYTYYIKQIFKLK, from the coding sequence ATGAAAGTATTTATTATTAATCTAGAGCGTTCTTTGGATAGAAAAGAGCATATGCAAAGGCAAATTCAAAAACTTTTTGAAAAGAATCCTAGTCTGAAAAATAAGTTAGAATTTATTTTCTTTAAAGCAGTTGATGCTAAAAACAAAGAACATTTAGAATTTAAACAACATTTTCCTTGGTGGGCGTCTTGGGTTTTAGGTAGAGAGCTTAGCGATGGAGAAAAGGCTTGTTTTGCAAGTCATTATAAACTTTGGCAAGAATGTGTAAAACTTGATGAACCTATAATCATCCTAGAAGATGATGTGGAATTTAGTGATGAATTTTTAAATCATGGGGAAGAATATATAGAAGAGTTGCTAAAGAGTGAGTATGAGTATATTAGATTGCATTATATTTTTGATAAAAAATTATACACCTTAAATAGCAATTATTATATAAGTTTTGAAAAATTATCAGGTACTCAAGGTTATATATTAAAACCTAGTGGTGCAAAAAAATTTATATCAAAAGCAAAATTTATTTATACCCCTGTTGATGATTATATGGATAAATATTATAAACATAAAGTTTTAAATATTGTGAATAAACCTTTATTGATCAAATCTCTTGAAGTAAATGAAAGTATTATATCACCAAATGGTAGAAATTATATCAAACCTAAAAATATTAAAAAGATCATAAGAGAAATTTTTAGATTTTATTCAAGTATTTTTAGGATTCTATATACATATTATATTAAACAAATATTTAAATTAAAATAG
- a CDS encoding ADP-heptose synthase / D-glycero-beta-D-manno-heptose 7-phosphate kinase has product MLEFLSEQNPKILIIGDFMVDNYTWCDCSRISPEAPVLVAKTLKEDKRLGGAANVYANLKSLGADVFALGVIGDDESGKFLKENLKGEFLIQKGRKTPFKNRIMAHNQQVLRLDEEDTSAILLEDELVELFNKRISNFKAVVLSDYAKGVLTPKVCKTFIQKANELNIPILIDPKGNDFNKYSGATLLTPNKKEALEVLKFENLEDENLEKGIKKLKEDFSLRYSIITLSEAGIALFDKNLRIAPAKALEVYDVTGAGDSVIAVLAFCLASGVEIFKACEIANEAAAIVVSKIGSVSVSFDEMKSLKRIGFEKKIKTKEELLKILEQSDKRIVFTNGCFDIVHFGHIKYLEKAKRLGDILIVGLNSDKSVKRLKGEDRPVNSEFQRACMLAAFYFVDFVVIFDEDTPLELISFLKPDILVKGADYKDKLVVGSNLVSRVELIDFEEGFSTSKIIEKIKDKK; this is encoded by the coding sequence ATGCTTGAATTTTTAAGTGAGCAAAATCCAAAAATTCTTATCATAGGGGATTTTATGGTGGATAATTACACTTGGTGTGATTGTTCGCGTATCAGCCCTGAAGCTCCTGTTTTAGTAGCAAAAACATTAAAAGAGGATAAAAGATTAGGTGGAGCGGCAAATGTTTATGCAAATTTAAAAAGTCTAGGAGCAGATGTTTTTGCGCTTGGCGTCATAGGAGATGATGAGAGTGGGAAATTCCTAAAAGAGAATTTAAAAGGGGAATTTTTAATCCAAAAAGGACGCAAAACCCCTTTTAAAAATCGTATCATGGCGCATAATCAGCAAGTTTTAAGACTTGACGAAGAGGATACGAGTGCGATTTTGCTAGAAGATGAGCTTGTAGAATTGTTTAATAAAAGAATTAGCAATTTTAAAGCCGTGGTTTTAAGCGATTATGCAAAAGGAGTTTTAACGCCTAAAGTCTGTAAAACTTTTATCCAAAAAGCAAATGAGTTAAATATACCTATCTTAATCGATCCTAAAGGAAATGATTTTAACAAATACAGCGGGGCAACGCTTTTAACACCCAATAAAAAAGAAGCTTTAGAGGTTTTAAAATTTGAGAATTTAGAGGATGAAAATTTAGAAAAAGGTATTAAAAAACTAAAAGAAGATTTTAGTTTGCGTTATTCTATCATCACGCTTTCAGAAGCAGGGATTGCTCTTTTTGATAAGAATTTGCGCATAGCTCCTGCTAAGGCTTTAGAAGTTTATGATGTAACCGGAGCAGGTGATAGTGTCATCGCTGTTTTGGCTTTTTGCTTGGCTAGTGGAGTGGAAATTTTTAAAGCTTGCGAGATTGCAAATGAAGCAGCAGCTATCGTGGTGAGCAAAATAGGCAGTGTGAGTGTGAGCTTTGATGAGATGAAAAGTCTTAAACGCATAGGTTTTGAAAAAAAGATCAAAACCAAAGAAGAGCTTTTAAAAATTTTAGAGCAAAGTGATAAAAGGATAGTTTTTACAAATGGTTGTTTTGATATCGTGCATTTTGGACATATAAAATATCTTGAAAAAGCAAAAAGATTGGGCGATATTTTAATCGTTGGTTTAAATTCTGATAAAAGTGTAAAAAGACTTAAGGGTGAAGATCGTCCTGTAAATTCAGAATTTCAAAGAGCTTGTATGCTTGCGGCTTTTTATTTTGTGGATTTTGTAGTGATTTTTGATGAGGATACGCCTTTAGAGCTTATAAGTTTTTTAAAGCCTGATATTTTGGTAAAAGGAGCTGATTATAAAGATAAGCTTGTGGTGGGTTCAAATTTGGTTTCTAGGGTTGAATTGATTGATTTTGAAGAGGGTTTTAGTACAAGTAAGATTATAGAGAAAATCAAGGATAAAAAATGA
- a CDS encoding Transcription termination factor Rho — MEKEKKQHQRTHIPVEGYKIEDLKLLDLENLVKIANECEIENPREFRRQELIFEILKAQTKKGGFILFTGILEISSEGYGFLRGMDSNLSDSVNDAYVSNSQIRKFALRVGDIVTGQVREPKDQEKYYALLKIEAINYLPLQEAKERPLFDNLTPIFPTEKIKLEYDAMKLTGRILDLFTPIGKGQRGLIVAPPRTGKTELMKELASAIAKNHPEMHLIVLLVDERPEEVTDMQRCVKGEVFSSTFDLPAYNHVRVAELVIEKAKRMVETGKDVIILLDSITRLARAYNTATPSSGKVLSGGVDANALHKPKRFFGAARNIENGGSLTIVATALIDTGSRMDDVIFEEFKGTGNSEIVLDRNISDRRIYPAINIIKSGTRKEELLQGVAELQKIWAIRSAISQMDDIEALKFLYSKMLKTKDNVELLSIMNE; from the coding sequence ATGGAAAAAGAAAAAAAACAACATCAAAGAACCCACATTCCGGTGGAGGGTTATAAAATTGAAGATTTAAAACTACTTGACTTAGAAAATCTAGTCAAAATAGCCAATGAATGTGAGATAGAAAATCCTAGAGAATTTCGCCGTCAAGAACTTATTTTCGAAATTTTAAAAGCTCAAACCAAAAAGGGTGGCTTTATCCTTTTTACAGGAATTTTAGAAATTTCTTCAGAAGGTTATGGCTTTTTAAGGGGTATGGATTCAAATTTAAGCGATAGTGTTAATGATGCTTATGTTTCAAACTCACAAATTCGTAAATTTGCCCTGCGCGTAGGCGATATAGTAACTGGACAAGTTAGAGAGCCTAAAGATCAAGAAAAATACTATGCTCTTTTAAAAATAGAAGCGATTAATTATTTACCTTTGCAAGAAGCCAAAGAAAGACCTTTATTTGACAACCTAACTCCTATTTTTCCAACAGAAAAAATCAAACTCGAATACGATGCCATGAAATTAACCGGAAGGATTTTAGATCTTTTTACTCCTATAGGTAAAGGGCAACGCGGACTCATCGTAGCGCCACCAAGAACAGGTAAAACAGAACTTATGAAAGAGCTAGCAAGCGCGATTGCTAAAAATCATCCTGAAATGCATTTAATCGTTCTTTTAGTCGATGAAAGACCTGAAGAGGTTACTGATATGCAAAGATGTGTAAAGGGTGAAGTGTTTAGCTCTACTTTTGATTTACCTGCTTACAACCATGTTCGCGTAGCAGAGCTTGTTATCGAAAAAGCAAAAAGAATGGTTGAAACAGGTAAAGATGTTATCATTTTACTAGATAGTATCACAAGGCTTGCTAGAGCTTATAACACCGCAACCCCAAGCAGTGGAAAGGTATTAAGTGGTGGGGTGGATGCTAACGCACTTCATAAGCCTAAACGCTTTTTTGGTGCAGCAAGAAATATAGAAAATGGCGGATCCTTGACCATAGTGGCAACCGCACTTATCGACACAGGTTCAAGAATGGATGATGTGATCTTTGAAGAATTTAAAGGAACGGGTAATAGTGAAATAGTCCTAGATAGAAATATTTCAGATAGAAGAATTTATCCTGCGATTAATATCATCAAATCCGGAACTCGAAAAGAAGAGCTTTTACAAGGAGTGGCAGAACTACAAAAAATTTGGGCTATTCGCTCGGCGATTTCTCAAATGGATGATATCGAAGCGCTTAAATTCCTTTATTCAAAAATGCTAAAAACTAAAGACAATGTAGAACTTTTATCTATTATGAATGAGTAG
- a CDS encoding ADP-L-glycero-D-manno-heptose-6-epimerase, translated as MKIAITGGAGFIGSQLALNLQDEHEILIIDKMRSYETFENGNLQSFGHFKNLLDFNGELFVGDINDEKVLKKIEDFKPEVIFHQAAISDTTVFDQTKVLQTNLNTFKDFIELSIKLHAKLVYASSASVYGDAKSPQTVGKDEEPKNPYAFSKFMMDKLAKKYYDKAHLVGLRYFNVYGKGEFYKNKTASMVVQFAHQILAGKNPRLFEGSDQIFRDFTYIKDVISANKIALESKCGVYNVGSGVARSFQDIVDILQKELHTNLTCEYIPNPYAKSYQFHTQAKLDETWDYRPKFSLEEGIRDYLEEIKRLFEKEVNA; from the coding sequence ATGAAAATAGCAATCACAGGAGGTGCAGGTTTTATAGGCTCGCAACTTGCCTTAAATTTACAAGATGAGCATGAAATTTTAATAATCGATAAAATGCGCAGTTATGAGACTTTTGAAAATGGGAATTTGCAAAGTTTTGGGCACTTTAAAAATTTACTCGATTTTAATGGCGAGCTTTTTGTGGGTGATATTAATGATGAAAAGGTTTTAAAAAAAATCGAAGATTTTAAACCCGAAGTGATTTTTCATCAAGCAGCGATTTCAGATACAACGGTTTTTGATCAAACTAAGGTTTTACAGACCAATCTTAATACTTTTAAAGATTTTATAGAACTCAGCATAAAACTTCACGCAAAGCTTGTTTATGCTAGCTCAGCTTCTGTTTATGGTGATGCAAAAAGCCCACAAACCGTAGGCAAGGATGAAGAGCCTAAAAACCCTTATGCATTTTCCAAATTTATGATGGATAAGCTAGCGAAAAAATACTACGATAAAGCCCATTTGGTAGGACTTAGATATTTTAATGTTTATGGTAAAGGTGAGTTTTATAAAAACAAAACTGCTTCTATGGTAGTGCAGTTTGCTCATCAAATTTTAGCTGGAAAAAATCCGCGTTTATTTGAAGGAAGTGATCAAATTTTTAGAGATTTTACTTATATTAAAGATGTTATCAGTGCAAACAAAATTGCTCTTGAGTCAAAATGCGGAGTTTATAATGTAGGAAGTGGAGTAGCAAGAAGCTTTCAAGATATAGTAGATATTTTACAAAAAGAACTTCATACAAATTTAACTTGCGAGTATATCCCAAATCCTTATGCAAAATCTTATCAATTTCACACTCAAGCAAAATTAGATGAAACTTGGGACTATAGGCCAAAATTCAGTTTAGAAGAGGGCATAAGGGATTATTTAGAAGAAATCAAAAGACTTTTTGAAAAGGAAGTAAATGCTTGA